The following are from one region of the Nicotiana tabacum cultivar K326 chromosome 3, ASM71507v2, whole genome shotgun sequence genome:
- the LOC107818361 gene encoding DAG protein, chloroplastic — MASLSLPPFSKTLHPNSQFQNLTKTPTFLLSLSYPFVSTCLSSIPLGKSSRLPVVRAISDGEYSSKRSSNGEERETIMLPGCDYNHWLIVMEFPKDPAPTREQMIDTYLNTLATVLGSMEEAKKNMYAFSTTTYTGFQCTVSEETSEKFKGLPGVLWVLPDSYIDVKNKDYGGDKYINGEIIPCQYPTYQPKQNNRTRSKSKAYVRRRDGPPPERTKQEAAPESSS, encoded by the exons ATGGCATCTCTCAGTCTTCCTCCTTTCTCCAAAACCCTACACCCTAATTCTCAATTCCAAAACCTCACTAAAACCCCAACTTTTCTCCTCTCACTTTCCTACCCTTTTGTCAGCACTTGTCTCTCTTCAATTCCACTCGGAAAAAGTTCAAGACTCCCAGTTGTAAGAGCCATTTCTGATGGGGAATACTCTTCTAAGAGGAGCAGTAACGGCGAGGAAAGAGAGACTATTATGTTACCTGGCTGTGACTATAACCATTGGCTTATTGTCATGGAGTTCCCTAAGGACCCTGCTCCTACTAGAGAACAGATGATTGATACTTATCTCAACACCCTTGCCACTGTTCTTGGCAG TATGGAAGAGGCAAAGAAGAACATGTATGCCTTTAGTACTACCACTTACACTGGGTTTCAATGCACCGTGTCGGAAGAAACATCAGAAAAGTTTAAGG GTCTACCTGGAGTTCTTTGGGTCCTGCCTGATTCTTACATAGATGTGAAGAACAAGGACTATGGAG GAGATAAGTACATCAATGGAGAGATAATTCCTTGCCAGTATCCTACTTACCAGCCCAAGCAGAATAACCGGACTAGAAGCAAGAGTAAAGCATATGTAAGAAGAAGAGATGGTCCTCCTCCtgaacgaacaaaacaagaagcAGCTCCTGAATCTTCCTCCTAA